In Streptomyces nojiriensis, one genomic interval encodes:
- a CDS encoding cytochrome P450 yields MSCPALPEGFDATDPDLLQSRVPFPEFAQLRQTAPVWWCPQRRGVTGFDDEGYWAVTRHADVKYVSTHPELFSSTTNTAIIRFNEHIQRAAIDAQRLIMLNMDPPEHTRVRQIVQRGFTPRAIRGLEEALRDRARKIVEEAAATAADGSFDFVTQVACELPLQAIAELIGVPQKDRTKIFDWSNKMIAYDDPEYAITEEVGSNAAMELIGYAMNLSAQRKECPAKDIVTQLVAAEGQGNLGSDEFGFFVLLLAVAGNETTRNAISHGMHAFLTHPEQWELYKATRPSTAAEEIVRWATPVVSFQRTATQDTELGGAKIKAGDRVGMFYSSANHDPEVFTNPDVFDITRDPNPHLGFGGGGPHFCLGKSLAVMEIDLIFNALADTLPDLHLTSEPPRRLRAAWLNGIKELRVTHP; encoded by the coding sequence ATGTCCTGCCCCGCACTGCCCGAAGGCTTCGACGCCACCGACCCAGACCTGCTGCAGAGCCGCGTCCCCTTCCCGGAGTTCGCGCAGCTGCGGCAGACCGCGCCCGTGTGGTGGTGCCCGCAGCGGCGGGGCGTCACCGGCTTCGACGACGAGGGCTATTGGGCCGTGACCCGGCACGCGGACGTCAAGTACGTCTCCACGCACCCGGAACTGTTCTCCTCGACGACCAACACCGCGATCATCCGCTTCAACGAGCACATCCAGCGTGCTGCGATAGATGCCCAGCGCCTGATCATGCTGAACATGGACCCGCCGGAACACACGCGCGTGCGCCAGATCGTGCAGCGCGGCTTCACCCCCCGGGCCATCCGCGGCCTGGAGGAGGCCCTGCGGGACCGCGCCCGGAAGATCGTCGAGGAGGCCGCGGCGACGGCGGCCGACGGCAGCTTCGACTTCGTCACGCAGGTGGCGTGCGAGCTCCCGCTGCAGGCCATCGCCGAACTGATCGGCGTACCGCAGAAGGACCGCACCAAGATCTTCGACTGGTCGAACAAGATGATCGCCTACGACGACCCGGAGTACGCGATCACCGAGGAGGTCGGCTCCAACGCGGCGATGGAGCTCATCGGCTACGCGATGAACCTCTCCGCCCAGCGCAAGGAATGTCCGGCCAAGGACATCGTCACCCAGCTGGTGGCGGCCGAGGGCCAGGGCAACCTCGGCTCGGACGAGTTCGGCTTCTTCGTGCTGCTGCTGGCGGTCGCGGGCAACGAGACCACGCGCAACGCCATCAGCCACGGCATGCACGCCTTCCTCACCCACCCCGAGCAGTGGGAGCTGTACAAGGCGACCCGGCCGTCGACGGCCGCCGAGGAGATCGTCCGCTGGGCCACCCCGGTGGTGTCCTTCCAGCGCACCGCCACCCAGGACACCGAACTGGGCGGCGCGAAGATCAAGGCGGGCGACCGGGTGGGGATGTTCTACTCCTCCGCCAACCACGACCCCGAGGTCTTCACGAACCCGGACGTCTTCGACATCACCCGCGACCCCAACCCCCACCTGGGCTTCGGCGGCGGCGGCCCGCACTTCTGCCTCGGCAAGTCGCTGGCGGTGATGGAGATCGACCTGATCTTCAACGCCCTGGCCGACACCCTCCCGGACCTCCACCTGACGTCCGAACCCCCACGCCGCCTCCGCGCGGCCTGGCTCAACGGCATCAAGGAACTCCGCGTCACCCACCCATAG
- a CDS encoding PaaI family thioesterase yields the protein MTTYETSAPETGLPGTGAPLRSRTHTWQPRPEMTPEILGMSGLEILRASLRGELPGASMMSTLGFRLTGAAEGVAVFEGDPGDHLLNPMGTVHGGFLATLLDSALGSSVMTLLPAGTAYTTVQLGVHMIRPVMADTPTLRCEGTALHVGRTTATAEARVTGTHDGKLYAHATTTCAILRMG from the coding sequence ATGACCACGTATGAGACCAGCGCCCCCGAGACCGGCCTCCCCGGGACCGGCGCCCCGCTCCGCAGCCGTACGCACACCTGGCAGCCGCGTCCGGAGATGACCCCGGAGATCCTCGGCATGAGCGGACTGGAGATCCTCCGGGCGAGCCTCAGGGGCGAGCTGCCCGGCGCGTCGATGATGAGCACCCTGGGCTTCCGGCTCACCGGGGCGGCCGAGGGTGTCGCCGTCTTCGAGGGGGATCCGGGCGACCACCTGCTCAACCCCATGGGGACGGTGCACGGCGGCTTCCTGGCCACCTTGCTCGACTCGGCGCTCGGCTCGTCCGTGATGACGTTGCTCCCGGCCGGCACCGCCTACACCACGGTGCAGCTCGGGGTGCACATGATCCGGCCGGTCATGGCGGACACCCCGACCCTGCGCTGCGAGGGCACCGCGCTGCACGTGGGGCGGACCACCGCCACCGCCGAGGCGCGGGTCACGGGCACGCACGACGGGAAGCTCTACGCGCACGCGACCACGACGTGCGCGATCCTGCGCATGGGCTGA
- a CDS encoding GlxA family transcriptional regulator: MKVAVLALDGVFDSGISAVLDVLHTADVLRGRVAGAPPPAFDIRTVGVRRRVRTGLGHRIDTEPAAVAEDADLLVVPALMERRPDALVEAVASAAHRPARRVLAEARERGTPLATSCTGTFLLAEAGVLDGQRATTSWWLAPFFRDRYRRVTLDETRMVVSSGGVTTAGAAFGHLDLALSIVGTRSPALADLVRHYLVVDDRASQAAYAIPSALARHDPLVAAFEQWARTRLAEPAPIADAARELGVSERTLQRAVARTLGRTPVGLVQDLRVEQAEHLLRTTDLPLAAVARRVGYESPGPLRTLLRRHRDGR, encoded by the coding sequence GTGAAAGTCGCCGTACTGGCCCTCGACGGGGTCTTCGACTCGGGCATCTCCGCCGTCCTGGACGTGCTGCACACGGCCGACGTGCTGCGCGGCCGGGTGGCCGGAGCCCCGCCGCCCGCCTTCGACATCCGTACGGTCGGCGTGCGGCGCCGGGTCCGCACCGGGCTCGGCCACCGCATCGACACCGAACCGGCCGCCGTCGCCGAGGACGCGGACCTCCTGGTGGTGCCCGCGCTGATGGAGCGCCGCCCGGACGCCCTCGTCGAGGCCGTCGCGTCGGCCGCGCACCGCCCAGCCCGCCGGGTCCTGGCCGAGGCACGCGAACGCGGCACCCCGCTCGCCACCTCCTGCACCGGAACGTTCCTGCTCGCCGAGGCCGGGGTGCTGGACGGACAGCGGGCGACGACCAGCTGGTGGCTGGCCCCCTTCTTCCGGGACCGCTACCGCCGGGTCACGCTCGACGAGACCCGTATGGTCGTCAGCTCCGGCGGCGTCACCACGGCGGGCGCCGCGTTCGGCCATCTCGACCTGGCCCTGTCGATCGTCGGTACGCGCAGCCCCGCCCTCGCGGATCTCGTCCGGCACTACCTCGTCGTCGACGACCGCGCCTCACAGGCCGCGTACGCCATCCCCAGCGCACTGGCCCGCCACGACCCGCTCGTCGCCGCCTTCGAGCAGTGGGCGCGGACCCGGCTCGCGGAGCCGGCACCGATCGCGGACGCGGCCCGGGAGCTCGGCGTGAGCGAGCGCACCCTCCAGCGCGCGGTCGCCCGTACGCTCGGCCGCACGCCCGTCGGGCTGGTACAGGACCTGCGGGTGGAGCAGGCCGAGCACCTGCTCCGCACCACGGACCTGCCGCTGGCGGCGGTCGCCCGGCGGGTCGGGTACGAGAGCCCGGGACCGCTGCGCACGCTGCTGCGCAGGCATCGCGACGGGCGCTGA
- a CDS encoding IS481 family transposase — protein sequence MPHRNAPLTETGRLRLARCVVDDGWPLRRAAERFQVSHTTAARWATRYRQLGIAGMSDRSSRPHHQPRRTPAEVEDQVLRLRREHRIGPLRLAARCGITPSTAHRILIRHGQPPLAALDRATGEPIRRYERARPGELVHIDVKKLGRIPDGGGHKTLGRAEGRRNKTGTGWAYLHTALDDHTRLAYTEDLPDETAPTCAAFLQRATAWFASLGITVERVLTDNAWAYSKNTWRDTCRDLGISPRRTRPWRPQTNGKVERFHRTLLDEWAYRQPYTSDHERMEAFTDWLHWYNYHRPHTGIAGQTPASRGTNLSEQHT from the coding sequence GTGCCCCACCGTAACGCCCCGCTGACCGAGACCGGGCGACTGCGCCTGGCCCGCTGTGTCGTGGACGACGGCTGGCCGCTGCGGCGGGCAGCGGAACGTTTCCAGGTCAGCCACACCACCGCCGCCCGCTGGGCCACCCGCTACCGGCAGCTGGGCATCGCCGGAATGAGTGACCGCTCCAGCCGACCGCACCACCAGCCGCGCCGAACACCGGCCGAGGTGGAAGACCAGGTACTGCGTCTGCGGCGTGAACACCGGATCGGGCCGCTACGGCTCGCCGCGCGCTGCGGCATCACACCCTCGACCGCCCACCGCATCCTGATCCGTCACGGCCAGCCACCACTGGCCGCACTCGACCGGGCCACCGGCGAACCCATCCGCCGCTACGAACGCGCCCGCCCCGGCGAACTCGTCCACATCGACGTCAAGAAACTCGGCCGGATCCCCGACGGCGGCGGCCACAAGACCCTCGGCAGAGCCGAAGGACGCCGCAACAAGACCGGTACCGGCTGGGCCTACCTACACACCGCGCTCGACGACCACACCCGCCTCGCCTACACAGAAGACCTGCCCGACGAGACCGCCCCCACCTGCGCCGCGTTCCTGCAGCGGGCGACCGCCTGGTTCGCCTCCCTGGGCATCACCGTCGAGCGGGTCCTGACCGACAACGCCTGGGCCTACAGCAAGAACACCTGGCGCGATACTTGTCGTGACCTGGGGATCAGCCCCAGGCGGACTCGGCCCTGGCGTCCACAGACCAACGGCAAGGTCGAACGCTTCCACCGCACCCTGCTCGACGAATGGGCCTACCGGCAGCCCTACACCTCAGACCACGAGCGCATGGAAGCGTTTACCGACTGGCTGCACTGGTACAACTACCACCGACCCCACACCGGCATCGCAGGCCAAACACCCGCCAGCCGCGGCACCAACCTGTCCGAACAACACACCTAG
- a CDS encoding bifunctional glycosyltransferase 87/phosphatase PAP2 family protein: MANAAEHSGANGHAGVIGDHGRLGAARLLLWALAGALAVRQAAAVLRVPPAEWLSGFHLPGSLPGSVYDTGRFSDTPFAGLVLKPLVGLAAPSLEVAWTCMTLLCVAAIGLVAARGLPDPVPRRTALLAAPVLTALMMVSLPVREAASPGRTAILPVLLVLIAVFRVPGDRPAGFLVGLAAALQPALLLFAPLLWLTGRRPTARTAAVTFAGATALSWAAMPRDSWTYWVQHLAGTGLGGTPDGLANQSVHGALLRLGLTGPAEILLYAALAAAVVWAGLRRAVRYARDGQLLLAVAVTGCVAVAVSPTGWRHQLLWVLLAVAGKVGKRAADRPVWPVAVVLAMTLPSTMLLPNLAALAPVRDNVLLLTAVAAACAVPFLPRSSAYWREPVPTDYGRPAAARWARVPLMPFWRRVLSRPNLLLELLLIRVGYSLYSHIRAAAPTSRSLAEGNGSQIHGIERALGIDIEHAVNHAVVNTPWLEAFFNFYYTSFHFVVPLTILGVLYWRRPGDYRWARASLGLATVLALIGFWLYPLAPPRLMPGLGFIDTVHGPQDLANPSYGAMTAISNQYAAMPSLHFGWSLWCGIVIVVLAPKGWQKLLGALHPLITVCAIVATANHWVLDAVGGAVVVSAGFGLVYVLSGPRGLHVSLPAQQRTDGAERAAPAAPGTTAAAEPVAGSRS, from the coding sequence GTGGCTAACGCGGCAGAGCACAGCGGTGCGAACGGACATGCCGGAGTCATAGGCGATCACGGCAGGCTCGGGGCGGCCCGCCTCCTCCTGTGGGCACTGGCCGGCGCGCTCGCCGTCAGACAGGCCGCCGCCGTACTGCGGGTGCCACCGGCCGAGTGGCTGAGCGGCTTCCACCTCCCCGGCAGCCTGCCCGGATCGGTCTACGACACCGGCCGGTTCTCCGACACCCCCTTCGCCGGGCTGGTCCTCAAGCCGCTGGTCGGTCTCGCCGCCCCGTCGCTGGAAGTCGCCTGGACCTGCATGACGCTGCTGTGCGTCGCCGCCATCGGGCTCGTCGCCGCCCGCGGCCTGCCCGACCCGGTGCCGCGGCGCACCGCGCTGCTCGCCGCGCCCGTGCTCACGGCCCTGATGATGGTCTCGCTCCCCGTCCGCGAGGCCGCCTCACCCGGCCGGACCGCCATCCTGCCCGTGCTGCTGGTGCTCATCGCCGTGTTCCGCGTGCCCGGCGACCGGCCCGCCGGTTTCCTCGTCGGCCTCGCCGCCGCGCTCCAGCCCGCACTGCTGCTGTTCGCCCCGCTGCTGTGGCTGACCGGACGCCGACCCACCGCGCGCACCGCCGCCGTGACCTTCGCCGGAGCCACCGCGCTGTCCTGGGCGGCCATGCCGCGCGACTCCTGGACGTACTGGGTCCAGCACCTGGCCGGTACCGGCCTCGGCGGAACCCCCGACGGCCTCGCCAACCAGTCCGTGCACGGCGCGCTGCTGCGCCTGGGCCTGACCGGACCCGCCGAGATCCTGCTCTACGCCGCCCTCGCGGCCGCCGTCGTCTGGGCCGGCCTGCGCCGCGCGGTCCGCTACGCCCGGGACGGCCAGCTGCTGCTCGCCGTCGCCGTCACCGGCTGCGTGGCCGTCGCCGTGTCCCCGACCGGCTGGCGCCACCAGCTGCTGTGGGTGCTCCTCGCCGTCGCCGGCAAGGTGGGCAAGCGGGCCGCCGACCGGCCCGTGTGGCCGGTGGCCGTGGTCCTCGCCATGACCCTGCCGAGCACGATGCTGCTGCCGAACCTGGCCGCACTGGCCCCCGTACGCGACAACGTGCTGCTGCTCACCGCCGTGGCCGCGGCCTGCGCCGTACCGTTCCTGCCGCGCTCGTCGGCGTACTGGCGCGAGCCCGTCCCCACCGACTACGGGCGGCCCGCGGCGGCCCGCTGGGCGCGCGTGCCGCTGATGCCGTTCTGGCGGCGCGTGCTCTCCCGCCCGAACCTGCTGCTCGAACTCCTGCTGATACGCGTGGGCTACTCGCTCTACTCGCACATCCGGGCCGCCGCGCCCACCAGCCGCAGCCTCGCCGAGGGCAACGGCAGCCAGATCCACGGGATCGAACGCGCGCTGGGCATCGACATCGAACACGCCGTGAACCACGCCGTGGTGAACACGCCCTGGCTGGAGGCGTTCTTCAACTTCTACTACACCTCCTTCCACTTCGTGGTCCCGCTGACGATCCTGGGGGTCCTGTACTGGCGGCGCCCCGGCGACTACCGGTGGGCGCGGGCCTCGCTGGGGCTGGCCACGGTGCTGGCCCTCATAGGCTTCTGGCTCTACCCGCTCGCGCCGCCGCGCCTGATGCCCGGCCTCGGCTTCATCGACACCGTGCACGGGCCGCAGGACCTCGCCAACCCCTCGTACGGGGCCATGACCGCGATCTCCAACCAGTACGCGGCGATGCCCTCGCTGCACTTCGGCTGGTCGCTGTGGTGCGGGATCGTGATCGTGGTGCTGGCGCCGAAGGGCTGGCAGAAGCTGCTCGGGGCGCTCCACCCGCTGATCACGGTGTGCGCCATCGTGGCCACCGCCAACCACTGGGTGCTGGACGCCGTGGGCGGGGCCGTCGTCGTGTCCGCCGGCTTCGGGCTCGTGTACGTGCTGTCCGGGCCGCGGGGCCTGCACGTCAGCCTCCCGGCGCAACAGCGCACGGACGGCGCGGAACGGGCGGCGCCCGCCGCGCCCGGGACGACCGCCGCCGCCGAGCCCGTCGCGGGGTCGCGCTCCTAG
- a CDS encoding antitoxin gives MSMLDKLKDLIKGHPDQARQGVEKAGDAFDAKTGNKYQSQVDTAQQKLNEQIGGKEPPASGEGRPPQT, from the coding sequence ATGTCCATGCTTGACAAGCTCAAGGACCTCATCAAGGGACACCCTGACCAGGCCCGCCAAGGCGTCGAGAAGGCCGGAGACGCCTTCGACGCGAAGACCGGGAACAAGTACCAGAGCCAGGTCGACACGGCGCAGCAGAAGCTCAACGAACAGATCGGCGGCAAGGAGCCGCCCGCGTCCGGGGAGGGCCGGCCGCCTCAGACCTGA
- a CDS encoding antibiotic biosynthesis monooxygenase family protein, with translation MPSVVKINVLTVPAEQRETLEQRFASRAGTVESSDGFEWFELLRPVEGTDQYLVYTRWRSEQDFQAWMEGPMKAAHQGGGQGGGEGGGERPKPAASASTVWSFEVVQQAAPKQA, from the coding sequence GTGCCTAGCGTCGTAAAGATCAACGTACTGACGGTTCCCGCAGAGCAGCGGGAGACCCTGGAGCAGCGCTTCGCCTCCCGGGCCGGGACGGTCGAGAGCTCGGACGGGTTCGAGTGGTTCGAGCTGCTGCGCCCCGTGGAGGGCACGGACCAGTACCTGGTCTACACGCGCTGGCGTTCGGAGCAGGATTTCCAGGCGTGGATGGAGGGCCCGATGAAGGCCGCTCACCAGGGCGGCGGCCAGGGTGGTGGCGAGGGCGGCGGCGAGCGGCCGAAGCCGGCGGCTTCCGCCTCGACGGTGTGGTCGTTCGAGGTCGTGCAGCAGGCGGCGCCGAAGCAGGCCTGA
- a CDS encoding nuclear transport factor 2 family protein, producing the protein MSEHPDCALVRRGYEAFGNGDMETMSTLLTADAIHHVPGSNPLSGHHKGRENVLDLYRRLGEETKGTFQVDLESVLADGRGHVMSFHTVRADRGDRGIEIRQGLFFTIIGHKITDIDQCTADIDEEDVFWS; encoded by the coding sequence ATGTCAGAGCATCCCGACTGTGCCCTGGTCCGCCGCGGCTACGAGGCCTTCGGCAACGGCGACATGGAGACGATGAGCACGTTGCTGACGGCCGATGCCATCCACCACGTGCCGGGCAGCAACCCCCTGTCCGGGCACCACAAGGGGCGGGAGAACGTCCTCGACCTCTACCGCCGCCTCGGCGAGGAGACGAAGGGCACCTTCCAGGTGGATCTGGAATCGGTGCTGGCGGACGGGCGCGGGCACGTGATGAGCTTCCACACGGTGCGTGCCGACCGCGGTGACCGCGGCATCGAGATCCGCCAGGGGCTCTTCTTCACGATCATCGGCCACAAGATCACCGACATCGACCAGTGCACCGCGGACATCGACGAGGAAGACGTCTTCTGGAGCTGA
- a CDS encoding GNAT family N-acetyltransferase encodes MTTHSEHRTSTRSWTVAPEPFTTRDATALRRAYYAEVAGRYWERQVTEAEIDQGLLDFPDDGLTPPTGQFVVGRLDGEPLACGGIRLLDPRTAELTRVYVDRRARGTGGGAALLKVLEAQGRALGAERVRLDTRSDLVEARALYARHGYAEIPAYNSGPYAQHWFEKRLV; translated from the coding sequence ATGACCACTCACAGCGAACACCGCACGTCCACCCGGTCGTGGACCGTGGCCCCCGAACCGTTCACCACCCGGGACGCCACCGCCCTGCGCCGCGCGTACTACGCCGAGGTCGCCGGCCGCTACTGGGAACGGCAGGTCACCGAGGCCGAGATCGACCAAGGGCTGCTGGACTTCCCGGACGACGGGCTGACCCCGCCGACGGGACAGTTCGTCGTCGGCAGACTGGACGGCGAGCCCCTGGCGTGCGGCGGGATACGGCTGCTCGACCCCCGGACCGCCGAGCTCACCAGGGTGTACGTCGACCGGCGCGCCCGCGGCACCGGCGGCGGGGCGGCCCTGCTGAAGGTCCTGGAGGCGCAGGGCCGTGCGCTCGGCGCCGAGCGGGTCCGGCTGGACACCCGGTCGGACCTCGTGGAGGCCCGGGCGTTGTACGCACGGCACGGGTACGCGGAAATACCCGCCTACAACTCCGGCCCGTACGCACAGCACTGGTTCGAGAAGCGTCTGGTCTGA
- a CDS encoding MFS transporter, producing MAQDVTAQGPGPVFDPDKTGPATEHASRDVLVSIGALLLGLLIAALDQTIVSTALPTIVSDLGGMAHLSWVVTAYILASTAATPLWGKLGDQYGRKRLFQYAIVLFLIGSALCGIAQDMPQLIGFRALQGLGGGGLIVLSMAIVGDIVPPRERGKYQGLFGAVFGATSVLGPLLGGLFVDNLSWRWVFYINLPIGLVALVVIAAVLHIPARSSQHTIDYLGTFLIACVATCLVLVASLGGTWGWSSARIIGVAVLGAVLLACFLLVERKAAEPVLPLGLFRIRTFTLCSAISFVIGFAMFGAMVYLPTFLQIVQGVSPTMSGVHMLPMVIGMLITSTVSGQIVSRTGRWKVFPIAGTGVTAIGLLLLHQLHRTSSTWEMSVYFFVFGAGLGLVMQVLVLVVQNAVSYADLGVATSGATFFRSIGASFGVAIFGTVFTNQLDDKLAASLAGVTLPAGASVAQLEADPRAIGALPAELQPQVLDAYATAITDVFLYAVPIVLIAFVIAWFLKEDKLRGSVTAPDVTETLASNPVQRSSHDEVARALSVLGTREGRRHVYEKITEKAGYDLLPASSWLLLRIKRYGSAEPALLAERVNVPLKVVTDAARQIEERGLAVRDGLPLVLTDEGRACAAKLAEAREESLAELLGDWWGPDRPTDLVKLVRQINMELCGSDAEEPYEALPRRDHAAH from the coding sequence ATGGCTCAGGATGTGACCGCGCAGGGCCCGGGCCCCGTTTTCGACCCGGACAAGACCGGTCCCGCCACCGAGCACGCCTCCCGCGACGTCCTCGTCTCCATCGGAGCCCTGCTGCTGGGCCTGCTGATCGCCGCACTCGACCAGACCATCGTCTCCACCGCGCTGCCGACCATCGTCAGCGACCTCGGCGGCATGGCGCACCTGTCCTGGGTCGTCACCGCCTACATACTCGCCTCCACCGCCGCCACCCCCCTGTGGGGCAAGCTCGGCGACCAGTACGGACGCAAGAGGCTCTTCCAGTACGCCATCGTCCTCTTCCTCATCGGCTCGGCCCTGTGCGGGATCGCCCAGGACATGCCCCAGCTCATCGGCTTCCGCGCCCTGCAGGGCCTGGGCGGCGGCGGACTGATCGTGCTGTCGATGGCGATCGTCGGCGACATCGTCCCGCCGCGCGAACGCGGCAAGTACCAGGGCCTCTTCGGCGCCGTCTTCGGCGCGACCAGCGTGCTGGGCCCGCTGCTGGGCGGCCTGTTCGTGGACAACCTGTCATGGCGCTGGGTCTTCTACATCAACCTCCCGATCGGTCTCGTCGCGCTCGTCGTCATCGCCGCCGTCCTGCACATCCCGGCGCGGTCCTCGCAGCACACCATCGACTACCTCGGCACCTTCCTCATCGCCTGCGTCGCCACCTGCCTCGTGCTCGTCGCCTCCCTCGGCGGCACCTGGGGCTGGAGCTCGGCCCGGATCATCGGCGTCGCCGTCCTCGGCGCCGTACTGCTCGCGTGCTTCCTCCTCGTGGAGCGCAAGGCCGCCGAACCCGTCCTGCCGCTGGGTCTCTTCCGCATCCGCACCTTCACCCTCTGCTCGGCGATCAGCTTCGTCATCGGCTTCGCGATGTTCGGCGCGATGGTCTACCTGCCGACCTTCCTCCAGATCGTCCAAGGCGTCTCACCGACCATGTCCGGCGTCCACATGCTGCCGATGGTGATCGGCATGCTGATCACCTCCACCGTCTCCGGCCAGATCGTCAGCCGTACCGGGCGCTGGAAGGTCTTCCCGATCGCGGGCACGGGGGTGACCGCGATCGGGCTGCTCCTCCTGCACCAGTTGCACCGCACCAGCTCCACCTGGGAAATGAGCGTCTACTTCTTCGTCTTCGGTGCCGGACTCGGCCTGGTCATGCAGGTGCTCGTCCTGGTGGTGCAGAACGCGGTCAGCTATGCCGACCTCGGCGTCGCCACCTCCGGTGCCACCTTCTTCCGTTCCATCGGCGCCTCCTTCGGCGTCGCCATCTTCGGCACGGTCTTCACCAACCAGCTGGACGACAAGCTGGCCGCCTCCCTCGCGGGCGTCACGCTGCCGGCCGGTGCGAGCGTCGCCCAGCTGGAGGCGGACCCGCGGGCCATCGGCGCACTGCCCGCCGAGCTCCAACCGCAGGTGCTCGACGCCTACGCGACCGCCATCACCGACGTGTTCCTCTACGCGGTGCCGATCGTCCTGATCGCCTTCGTGATCGCCTGGTTCCTGAAGGAGGACAAGCTCCGCGGCTCGGTCACCGCCCCCGACGTGACGGAGACCCTGGCCTCCAACCCGGTCCAGCGCTCCTCCCACGACGAGGTCGCCCGTGCCCTGTCGGTCCTCGGCACCCGTGAGGGCCGCCGCCACGTCTACGAGAAGATCACCGAGAAGGCGGGCTACGACCTGCTGCCCGCCTCCAGCTGGCTGCTGCTGCGGATCAAGAGATACGGCTCCGCGGAGCCCGCACTGCTCGCCGAGCGCGTCAATGTGCCGCTGAAGGTCGTCACGGACGCCGCCCGCCAGATCGAGGAGCGCGGGCTCGCCGTCCGGGACGGGCTGCCGCTGGTGCTGACCGACGAGGGGCGTGCGTGCGCCGCGAAGCTCGCCGAGGCCCGGGAGGAGTCCCTCGCCGAGCTGCTCGGCGACTGGTGGGGCCCGGACCGCCCGACGGACCTGGTGAAGCTGGTACGGCAGATCAACATGGAGCTGTGCGGTTCCGACGCCGAGGAGCCCTACGAGGCCTTGCCGCGCCGGGACCACGCCGCCCACTAG
- a CDS encoding peptidoglycan-binding domain-containing protein produces the protein MEKLQRLLAAQGLYRGRINGRFDGRLEDAVSEFQYDRGIDDQEWGFYGPVTRKALEG, from the coding sequence GTGGAGAAGCTCCAGCGGCTGCTGGCGGCGCAGGGCCTGTACCGGGGCAGGATCAACGGCCGGTTCGACGGGCGGCTGGAGGACGCCGTGTCGGAGTTCCAGTACGACAGGGGCATCGACGATCAGGAGTGGGGCTTCTACGGGCCGGTGACCCGCAAGGCCCTGGAGGGATGA
- a CDS encoding HAD-IA family hydrolase, producing MPASTTTTPVALTAKALLLDMDGTIVNSDAVVERCWRDWAVSHGLDPHEAMKVVHGRQGYATMAVLLPDRPMEVNHAENAVMLARETADTDGVVPVAGAPEFMAAIDGLPHALVTSADTALATARMTAAALPMPEVRVTAESVQASKPDPEGFLMGAAALGVDPADCIVFEDSAAGITAGRAAGMRVIGVGPRAAAHAPTAHVPDLTALHVATTPDGSITITLHPAA from the coding sequence ATGCCGGCCAGCACCACCACCACACCCGTCGCCCTCACCGCCAAGGCCCTGCTCCTGGACATGGACGGCACGATCGTCAACTCCGACGCGGTGGTCGAGCGCTGCTGGCGCGACTGGGCGGTCTCCCACGGGCTGGACCCGCACGAGGCCATGAAGGTGGTCCACGGCCGCCAGGGCTACGCCACCATGGCCGTACTCCTGCCGGACCGCCCCATGGAGGTCAACCACGCCGAGAACGCGGTGATGCTGGCCCGCGAAACGGCCGACACCGACGGCGTGGTCCCGGTCGCGGGCGCCCCGGAGTTCATGGCGGCGATCGACGGCCTGCCGCACGCCCTGGTCACCTCCGCCGACACGGCGCTGGCCACGGCACGGATGACCGCCGCCGCCCTTCCGATGCCCGAGGTACGAGTCACGGCCGAGTCCGTCCAGGCCAGCAAGCCCGACCCCGAGGGCTTCCTCATGGGCGCCGCCGCGCTGGGAGTGGACCCGGCCGACTGCATCGTCTTCGAGGACTCGGCCGCGGGCATCACCGCGGGCCGGGCGGCGGGCATGCGCGTGATCGGCGTGGGCCCGCGCGCAGCCGCCCACGCCCCGACGGCCCACGTCCCGGACCTGACGGCACTCCACGTCGCGACCACCCCGGACGGCTCGATCACCATCACCCTCCACCCGGCGGCCTGA